Proteins found in one Planococcus citri chromosome 2, ihPlaCitr1.1, whole genome shotgun sequence genomic segment:
- the LOC135837578 gene encoding uncharacterized protein LOC135837578: MEELFSMAKLNNVFIEGPTMDSLLTNLIDELSKKIDNTTIHGIAVLIDESDTPVVRDHHNSTLSKNILVIMDNFFCSLKRNAGSGRIKYTYVTGVGNFALFPTGSGPNHITDKSLQPKYSTAIGFTEDEIKQHFSDYISHMAHTRSQPENEVTEKNILEEMCEWYRGYFFSEDTSPKNAIFNPCSIKRYFLNGHPEHTWLMNGRATVLKDELQKHSLEEVLKTCYLTPKPISKITLQRSMSIDNIKLLPLFYYYGYYTIKEYEDGNYYLDFPNLEVKDAFYEEVDLAVEDREKEIMELKNSLEILDLDQFFTTLNSIFLHIPSTLYDPQCTEEAFLKAMQALLTGADILAESEYTYSTPDIVVQLKNRVIVFELNKVGENEGENKVMEEALNQGKKHVQVFLHKHKPVTLVGVCFKTADRTIGWKAIYYSESGEEIEQTTTSP, from the coding sequence ATGGAAGAACTTTTTAGCATGGCGAAACTTAACAATGTATTTATTGAAGGACCAACCATGGATAGTCTTTTGACTAATCTTATAGATGAATTATCAAAGAAGATTGATAACACCACTATCCATGGCATTGCTGTATTGATTGATGAATCTGATACACCAGTTGTAAGGGACCATCATAATTCAACactctcaaaaaacattttagtaaTAATGGACAATTTCTTCTGCAGTCTTAAACGCAATGCTGGAAGCGGTAGAATCAAGTACACTTATGTTACTGGAGTGGGTAACTTCGCCCTTTTTCCAACTGGCTCTGGACCCAACCACATTACGGATAAGTCGTTACAACCTAAATACAGTACTGCTATAGGTTTTACAGAAGATGAAATTAAACAACATTTTTCAGACTATATTTCTCACATGGCGCATACTAGAAGCCAACCTGAAAACGAGGTAACTGAGAAGAATATACTCGAGGAAATGTGTGAATGGTACAGAGGTTATTTCTTCTCGGAAGATACAAGTCCAAAAAATGCTATCTTCAACCCATGTTCCATAAAGCGGTATTTTCTAAATGGACACCCAGAACATACTTGGTTAATGAATGGGAGGGCCACAGTGTTGAAAGATGAACTTCAAAAACATTCCTTAGAAGAGGTGTTGAAGACTTGTTACCTCACACCAAAACCTATTTCCAAAATCACTCTCCAAAGAAGCATGAGCATTGATAACATCAAATTGTTACCCTTATTTTACTACTACGGATATTACACCATTAAGGAATATGAAGATGGCAACTATTATCTTGACTTCCCAAACTTGGAGGTTAAAGATGCCTTTTATGAGGAGGTTGACCTAGCAGTAGAGGATAGGGAGAAAGAAATAATGGAACTGAAAAACTCTCTTGAAATCTTAGATCTCGATCAATTCTTTACAACTCTAAATAGCATTTTTCTTCACATCCCAAGTACCCTGTATGATCCCCAATGTACAGAAGAAGCATTTCTTAAGGCTATGCAAGCACTGTTGACAGGTGCTGACATTCTAGCTGAATCCGAGTACACCTATTCCACACCAGACATTGTGGTCCAACTGAAAAATAGAGTAATTGTTTTTGAGCTGAACAAGGTCGGAGAAAATGAGGGAGAGAATAAAGTTATGGAAGAAGCATTAAATCAAGGCAAAAAACATGTGCAAGTTTTCCTACATAAACATAAACCAGTCACACTTGTAGGTGTATGCTTTAAAACAGCTGATCGGACAATTGGTTGGAAAGCTATATATTATTCAGAAAGTGGAGAAGAGATTGAACAAACCACCACAAGTCCCTAA